The genomic region acctcgtgatccgcccgtctcggcctctcaaagtgctgggattacaggcttgagccactgcgcccagcctctttttctttttaaaaaaattagaagtgggatcttgccatcttgcctaggctggtctgaaattcctgggctcaagcaatcctcccacctcagccttccaaaatgctgggattacaggtgtgagccaccacacccagcctgggttctgtctttatttcccattttacagacggggAGACTGACGCTTAGAGAGGACAAATGCAGGCTCAAGGTCCCACAGCTGCTTATAGCCAGAGCCAGGGctgtttgatttttatgtttgGTTTGTCGCTCTGGAGGTGAACCCTTCAGCATCCTTTGGGTTCTCTGAGCTCCCTCCCCACGTCTACCAGCCAACTGTCACTTCTCTTCATCATGATGAGGGTCTGAGTCTCGCTTCCTGTTGCAGATCATCATCTTTGAGCAGGAAAACTTTCAAGGTCACTCGCATGAGCTCAATGGGCCCTGCCCCAACCTGAAGGAGACTGGCGTGGAGAAGGCAGGCTCTGTCCTAGTGCAGGCTGGACCGTAAGTACCTGGGTGGCCTCTCCTGGTCACGGACTTTGGGTGAGGTGATCAGGTTGTGGACTGGAGGAATCTACCCTTGCTGTTCTCCTGTCTGCAATCTGGGGATCAAGTTTTGGGGACTGGCAGTGTATGGAGATAATTCATGCTTTGCAGTCAGTtagagctgggttcaaatccaggctccACCACTTCTAGGCTGTGTGGTGTTGGACCAGGACCTtccccctctgagcctcagtttcctcctctgtaggaTAAGGATGACCATGTGCTCTGGGGATGAAGGGAAAGGGTCATGTAGAAAGCCTGATacagaggtcaaggcaggaagatggaCATAGTGACTCATGAAGCTTTTAGAACTGCCAGTCTCTGGCTCCAGGAGTGTCCTCAATCCTGGGAGGTTTAAGGCTGGATGTCCCAGCTCTGCATCCACTCCTCCCTTCCCAAGTCCTGACAATACTGGGTCTTTACAGATTTTTTGGCACACTTGGGGGCCAGGTCTGTATCCAAGAGAGAAGGGGAGCTGAATGGTTGACTCACCTTATGTCATGTAGCTGAGCATAGTCTTATGTGAGCCTGCAGAGTGTCTGGGACACAAACCACAGCTTCTCTCGTCACTCCTTCTCTGTCAAAGCCTCAGGATGTAGAAATGTCCACTGGTGGCCAGTAAGTCAGATACAGCTGGAGATCCTAAGGTGAGCCATACCACACCTCAAGGTTCTCAGGGAATTCTGCAGAGTTCCACGGCCCTACATGGGTCAGAACCTGAAGATGTGCagaacacagctaaagcagtggcTATGCCAAGCCTTGGTCATCTGACATGCTCAGGGAATCTGTTGTGTCTAAGAGAATCCCTTTCTGGATAACTGAGATTTGACTGTTTAAGCGTCACATCTGATTTTCAGCtgccttttcaaatattttgatgaaaaaaacTTTCCCAAAGAGATTTTAcactcttctgctttctttttaaaaaaatataacatttaatatttttattaactatcaTTTATTGTTTAAAACTAAGAAGATATGGTTTAAAGCAAAAAACCGTATGACTTCTGTTCACTACTCAGAAGTAACCATTATTAAGATTTTGGTATGAATTTagatttccttctctctttctctctctgtttctctctctctctctctctctctgtgtgtgtgtgtgtgtgtgtgtatgtataatcaAATCAAACTTGGATCATACTAAACATGATGTTTTATTACTCACTTTGGAAATTTTACAAGGTAGCATGAACTCTCTCCATGTCATTAAATAGCATTTTATGTTGGTGCTTTTCAAAGTCGTTTGAGGAAAATTCACATCAGATTCCCAGAAGGGAGATGCTTTAAAATGGAGGTTCTCGGGCCCCATGTCAGTCCCACTAAATCAAACTTAGCTCTAGAGCCTGGAATCTGCATTTAACAAGCTTACCTGGTGATAGTTACACCAGTTACATTTGATAACCCACATCCTATGCCATTACTTACCATGGCTTTGTAACAGTCCATGATTGAATATGCCATATCCAAGCCCTGATTGTAGGATAAGTTTTTCAGTTACTGGATATTATAAACAATGCCACAATGAACATCCTTATTCAGATATCTGTGATCCCTTGacaactgtttttgtttgtttgtttgttttgttttgttgagatggagttgtagctcttgtcacccaggctggaattcaatggcacaatttcaagtcactgcaacctctacctccctggttcaagcaattctcctgcctcagacaaccgagtaactgggattacaagcatgcaccaccgtgcctagctaattttttgtatttttagtagagacagagtttcaccatgttggccaggctggtctcgagttcctgacctcaggtgatccgcccgcctcagcctcccaaagtgctgggattacaggcatgagccatggcgcctggccccTTGACAACTGTTTTCTAAGGACCCATTGCctaaagtagaattgctggatcaagaCTACTCTTCCAAAAGAGGATAATAAACATGATCTCCTCTTCCATTAATAACTTAGATTATTCCTCTGAACAGCCATTATTGCACATGCTGAAATGTTTGCCTCTGCACTGGTTGGCCCCAGAATGCTAATCATTTTGAGATTTGTGcgtttttttctcctattctttgcCTTCCTCTATTAGCCATGCCCGACCTGAAGgccatccctccctccttaatgtactatttttcttctaatgtgGATCTACAAAACCAGAGTTTGGGCAGAGTCTAACAACAGGGACAAGAGAAGAAACAGATCCAAAGAGAGGGATTTGGGCACAACCGAGGGGGTCTGGGGTCAGTTCTCAGTGGTGAAGGCTGACTATGCATCTCTCTCCCCAGCTCCACTTGCAGCCGTGCCATACCTTGAAATCTGCCACAGTGGgagcatttacaccatggaaattggcaaacgCTGCAAATCAAGagtgttaatttttgttttgttttttgagagttGGCTGTTAACTTACCAGCATACTATTGGCTTTAGTGCATGGCGTCTATATATTGGTATTTGTTGCGGGCCGTTATTTAGACCGCCTTCTTATTTCTTAACTGTGTTCCAGGTGGTTAAAGGCAACATAGCACTGAGTTCTGGATAACTGGGGGGACTGTGCGCTTGGATTTGCCGTGCTAAGGTTCGGGTGGGGCTACTACATCTTGCCGGGTTGGGCAAGAGTGAACCCCAGGGGCCAACGTGAGTAGCCAGGATCCTGCCATAGGAAGCTTGGAGTGGAACTGACCTgccccctttctctctgtctccatggcAGCTGGGTGGGCTATGAACAGGCCAACTGCAAGGGCGAGCAGTTTGTGTTTGAGAAGGGCGAGTACCCCCGCTGGGACTCGTGGACCAGCAGCCGCAGGACAGACTCCCTCAGCTCCCTGAGGCCCATCAAAGTGGTGAGCCCCCTGCCATCATcctactttctctctctgcccatcatcctactttctgtctttgcCACCTTGGAGCCGGAGGTCCTGAGACCAGGAAAGAGCCTGCCCCTCTAGCATTGTGCCCCTTCTGATTGGTGAGGAACCTCCTCACTGGGTGACCTTGCAAAAGTCATTttacttccctgagcctcagtttcttcatctgtaaaatgggcatattgGTATCTACTGTCCTGAGATTCCAATGTGCTTATTAGCTTGAGGGTTGTCACGCTGCGCAACTCCAGGGGTCTCCAATCACAAGACTATGAAATGCCCCAGAGGGCACTATTCACATTCTGTTTTACGTGGTTGGTGCCCCCCACCCCGCAGGGTTGGGCAACTCCCATCACAGAGTCATTGCTCAATAATCAATAGCCATCAGAAATACAAGAAATTCTGAGTTCAGGACTGGAGGAGAAGGTGGTTTAGCTCTTCTTCAAGACTCGTGCCAGTGTGAGTTTTCAGTGCTTCTGAGATCCCGATTCTTActagtgtgtgagtgtgtaaaCTGTCGGGGAGGGGACAGGGCCCATCACTGCTCAGTTACACTCCCAAACCCTCCAAGCCCAGTCTAGCTCCTCCCAGGACCTACTGGAAGGTTGGAGAACACTGGACTTCACACCCCACAGACCCAGGTTCCCATGTTGGCTGTGCTGCTCCCatctgtgtggccttgagcatgtcatttgacctctctgtgcctcattttcctcatctgccaaATGGCATAAAAGGATTTTATGTCTAAGGGATAAgggttttcttatctgaaaatctTATCTTAAACTGAAAATGTTTAAAGGATTAGATAACTAAGGAAAATGTTACAGGAACAGGAGGATGGGAAGAGatgtagaaatgaagaaaaatcaaaatatctcaGGTGCCTATTAGGGGCACAATtagcctgtgcatgtgtgtgtgtgcctgcctgtgtgtgcatgtgtgtgcacgtgtgtgtgtgcgtgtgtgcctgtgtgtgcttgtgtgtgtgcgcgcatgtgtgtgtgcacgtgtgtgcgcatgtgtgtgcgcgcatgtgtgggtgtgcgtgtgtgtgtgcgcctgtgtgcatgtgtgtgtgtgcatgtgtgtgcctgtgtgtgtatgcctgtgagtgtgcctgtgtgtgcatgtgtgggtgtgcacTTGTGAGTGGGTGGTAGATTGTAGCTGCcatttataaaagagaaacttgaggcataggaggaaaaaatgacatttcagaaTCAAATATTCCCCAAAGTGTAGCATTTCAGAGTGTCTGTTACATGAAAATGGCCCAGTAGAAACTTAACAAATGGCTGCGATCCAACAGCAGTTGTCATAGACACGTGGTAGGTGCACTGGGCAGAGAGTGATGTGTGGGACATGCGGATCCCAACTCTGGGGCATGAGCATGGGGTGGGAAGGCCAACCCTGGGCCCCGTCACTCATACTCACTTCCCCACATCCTCTGCCAATAGGACAGCCAAGAGCACAAGATCATCCTCTATGAAAACCCCAACTTCACCGGGAAGAAGATGGAAATCATAGATGACGACGTACCCAGCTTCCACGCCCACGGCTACCAGGAGAAGGTGTCATCTGTGCGGGTGCAGAGTGGCACGTAAGCGCATTGCCAGCCCTGGCTCACCCTGCCCCAGGAACTGAGACTCTCGGGTCCTAAGTCCTGCTCTGCCCTGTGTACACTGGTGATCTTGCACACATCAGTGTACTCTGCTGACCTCTGGCTTCCCACTGGAAAGTAAATGGGAATTCTCTGCTCACAGGTGGCTTACAGCCCCTGAATTTCTCTCTAGAGCTGCCTTTGGGGAAATGGCCTTTGGAGTGGAGAAACTTTGGCCTTTACCTCAGCCCCAGTGAGCAAGACATGTATGTCAGAGGGGCAAGTTGAGGCAGAGGGAGGattaggttgaggcaggagggaaggaatGAGTTGAGTAGTCTGAAAGCTGAGAAGCAGGAGGACCAGCCCATGTTGCCTTTGACCGCATGTGTCCCTAAATTTGGGAACAGGAGGTGTCATTTTCCTCTGAATGGAAGTTCCTGGGCACATCGACCCTGGCCATCAGCAATGGGGGATTTCTCATGGTAAAAAATTTGGATTCCATGGGGGGTCCACAGATGAGCTTTGGGCAGCAGTGTGTTGGAAATAGATTATATcagccttttattattattttttttttttaaattgagatggggtcttgcactgtcgcccgggctggaatgcagtggaacaatcttggctcactgcagcctccgcctcccaggttcaagcaattctcctgtctcaacctcccaaatagctgggattacaggtgcccactaccaagctcagctaattttttttttttttttttttttttttttttttttttttttttgagacggagtctcgctctgtcgcccaggctggagtgcagtggccggatctcagctcactgcaagctccgccttctgggttcacgccattctcctgcctcagcctcccgagtagctgggactacaggcgcccgccacctcgcccagctagttttttgtattttttagtagagacggggtttcaccatgttagccaggatggtctcgatctcctgacctcgtgatcctcccgtctcggcctcccaaagtgctgggattacaggcttgagccaccgcgcccggccactcagctaattttttgcatttttagtagagacggggtttcactgtgttggccaggttagtctcaaactcctgacctcatgatctgcctgcctcggcctcccaaagtgctgggattacaggcatgagccaccgcgcccagcctggaaccGACTCTTACATTTTCAGAATTTGTGTGAACTGATTGActaatcattggtagcttgaaaccAGCCACAGTGGGTGCATTTACAGCATAGAAATCAGCAAGTGCTATGAATTAAGGCTCTTTCCCCCCAACAGAACCAGTTTAGCCAAACATACTGGCTTCTTGGGGTTTGTCAAACTCCTAAAGTGGTGTGCAAAGTTCTGTGCTCCTGTTCTCCTTCATTCCCTCattcccttcattcattcattgattcattcattcattcaatttgtCAGTGCTGtcatatgccaggcattgtgttaggtGCCCAGGGTGAAGGAGATTAAAGAGATCTGGCTTCTGCCCTGTGTAGCCAACAGTCTAGAAGGGGCAACTGTTAATAATTTAAGAATCCACATAAGTCTAAGCTACTTCCTTGGAGAAAAGATTCTTGAGCTGAGATCTCAAGAAACAGTAGGAATTGCGGGGGTAAAGAGGCCAAGCAAGAGCGTCCCAGACAATGAgagcagcatgtgcaaaggccctgtggtgcATGTGGGGGGAGCCTGGTAGGTCTGAGAAACTCTACAAAGGCcactggctggaatgcagagatGTGGGAGCATAAGAATGCGAAGTAGAGCTGGATATGTCCATAGAGACTGGCCAGGCAGATCCTTGCAGGCCAGGCCTGTGTGacattttctggagagaagaCCAGCACTTTCATTAAGTAGCCCCTGGAACCTCTTTCATCAGAAGGCCCGTGGAACCTCCCCCAACTCTTCTTTGGCCTTGCAGCTGGGCTTGGAGGTGGGATAGCAGTGGATGGAGATGGTTCAAAGGTCTGACTTATTCTAAACTTCAGTGAGCTTAAGATACCACCCCCTTGCTCTGACCCCAGTACCAGGCCTTCAGTCAAAATTTGCTTCAGGAGGCAGTGAGCTCCCCatcaagagaaggaagaaagcagaGGCTCAGTGCTGGAAGGGTGGGGTGGAAAGGGTGTCCTGCTTACTCCTGGGAAGTGGCAATGGTTGGGAGGCTTCACCCTTCCTAGTGGCTTATGGATGCTCTCCCCTCGCTTCTCTCTTGTTTCTCTTCCTGTTCCCCCGGTTCACCCTCCCCTCACCTCTGGTCCTGCAGGTGGGTTGGCTACCAGTACCCCGGCTACCGCGGGCTGCAGTACCTGCTGGAGAAGGGAGACTACAAGGAGAGCAGCGACTTTGGGGCCCCTCACCCCCAGGTGCAGTCTGTGCGCCGCATCCGCGACATGCAGTGGCACCAACGTGGCGCCTTCCACCCCTCTAACTAGTACCCTCCCCACCATGCCTCTTTCCCAGGACCCAGACCTGCTGCCCAGGAACCCTCCAGACCAACCAGAGAGTGAATAAAGTGTGACTTGCAACTTGTCTGCTGTGGGTCTTTG from Macaca thibetana thibetana isolate TM-01 chromosome 10, ASM2454274v1, whole genome shotgun sequence harbors:
- the LOC126929531 gene encoding beta-crystallin B2; amino-acid sequence: MASDHQTQAGKPQSLNPKIIIFEQENFQGHSHELNGPCPNLKETGVEKAGSVLVQAGPWVGYEQANCKGEQFVFEKGEYPRWDSWTSSRRTDSLSSLRPIKVDSQEHKIILYENPNFTGKKMEIIDDDVPSFHAHGYQEKVSSVRVQSGTWVGYQYPGYRGLQYLLEKGDYKESSDFGAPHPQVQSVRRIRDMQWHQRGAFHPSN